One region of Thermoanaerobaculia bacterium genomic DNA includes:
- a CDS encoding aminotransferase class III-fold pyridoxal phosphate-dependent enzyme produces the protein MPREIPAREKSPCKSAARRPSPAAAEVEARDRETVLGTYARTSFHPVSGRGARLFDSDGKAYWDLLGGIAVNALGIRHPRLVRALAEGARGVWHVSNLFYHPSQGLLAERLVRASGLSKAFFCNSGTEAIEAAIKLARLANPGRAGIVAVEESFHGRTFGALSVTGHEEYRRPFEPLVPGARFVPPNDAAAL, from the coding sequence ATGCCGCGCGAGATCCCGGCGCGGGAGAAGTCGCCGTGCAAGTCCGCGGCGCGCCGACCGTCGCCGGCGGCCGCCGAAGTCGAGGCCCGTGATCGCGAAACCGTGCTCGGGACGTACGCGCGCACCTCCTTTCATCCGGTATCCGGCCGGGGCGCCCGTCTTTTCGACTCCGACGGAAAGGCGTACTGGGACCTGCTCGGGGGGATCGCCGTCAACGCTCTGGGCATCCGCCACCCGCGGCTCGTGCGCGCGCTCGCGGAAGGCGCGCGCGGGGTCTGGCACGTGTCGAACCTCTTCTACCATCCCTCGCAGGGGCTTCTCGCCGAAAGGCTGGTTCGCGCCTCGGGCCTGTCGAAGGCGTTCTTCTGCAACAGCGGAACGGAAGCCATCGAGGCGGCGATCAAGCTCGCCCGCCTCGCCAACCCCGGGCGCGCCGGCATCGTCGCCGTCGAAGAGAGCTTCCACGGCCGGACTTTCGGCGCGCTTTCCGTGACCGGCCACGAGGAATATCGCCGGCCCTTCGAGCCGCTCGTGCCCGGCGCGCGTTTCGTGCCTCCGAACGACGCGGCGGCGCTCT
- the argB gene encoding acetylglutamate kinase: protein MKIENGPWVVKLGGSLLENEGRRRRALAAIARAWNEGTPLVVVHGGGRKIDEHLAALGLTRSVHRGLRVTGPATLEAVVAVLAGIVNKSLVEELRGLGISAAGISGVDGATIVAERHPPLDGVELGRVGTAPHARPDVLTVLLSAGLLPVLAPIAAGRDGGILNLNADAAAAAVACSLASPRLVFFTDVEGVRDGAGRTLSRLSAAAARELIESGAASGGMRPKLAAALAALADGVGEIVIAGPDRHADVLDGRHGGTSLVAA from the coding sequence GTGAAGATCGAGAACGGTCCGTGGGTCGTCAAGCTCGGCGGGAGCCTGCTCGAGAACGAGGGCCGCCGCCGGCGAGCGCTCGCGGCGATCGCGCGCGCGTGGAACGAAGGGACCCCGCTCGTCGTCGTGCACGGCGGCGGGCGCAAGATCGACGAGCATCTGGCGGCGCTCGGCCTCACGCGGAGCGTCCACCGGGGACTTCGCGTCACCGGTCCCGCCACACTCGAAGCCGTCGTCGCGGTCCTCGCCGGGATCGTCAACAAGTCGCTCGTGGAGGAGCTCCGCGGCCTCGGCATCTCCGCGGCGGGGATCTCGGGGGTCGACGGCGCGACGATCGTCGCGGAGCGCCATCCTCCACTCGACGGCGTCGAGCTCGGGCGGGTCGGGACCGCGCCGCACGCCCGTCCGGACGTCCTCACGGTCCTCCTCTCCGCCGGGCTCCTTCCCGTGCTCGCTCCGATCGCGGCCGGACGCGACGGAGGAATCCTCAACCTGAACGCGGATGCGGCCGCGGCCGCCGTCGCCTGCTCGCTCGCCTCGCCTCGGCTCGTCTTCTTCACCGACGTGGAGGGAGTGCGCGACGGAGCGGGACGGACGCTTTCGCGCCTGAGCGCGGCGGCCGCGCGGGAGCTGATCGAAAGCGGAGCCGCGTCGGGCGGCATGCGGCCGAAGCTCGCCGCGGCGCTCGCGGCCCTCGCCGACGGCGTCGGGGAGATCGTGATCGCCGGGCCCGATCGCCATGCCGACGTCCTCGACGGACGCCATGGAGGGACGTCTCTTGTCGCGGCGTAA
- the argC gene encoding N-acetyl-gamma-glutamyl-phosphate reductase, producing the protein MNVLQRKRVSVVGATGYAGGELAAILARHRGTRWAGMFSSPGGTAARFGALHPALSGSDGPDAVPFTIEALAEGEPDFVFLATPHEASAEAVPEILDRLPGARIVDLSGAFRLAAGEYPRWYGFAHPSPGLLPDAVYGLTEWCDGELETARLVANPGCYATSALLPLKPVVDLLDPSQPVVCDSKSGVSGAGKRSELAYSFTELFGNAKAYAAGTHRHEPEIAAHLGAGAPPLCFVPHLLPVPRGILSTLHAGFSRAVAADELAAAYGRAYEGSRFVRVLPAGELPELKAVVGTPRADIGFALLPGGRRAVVVCVLDNLLKGAASQAIQNFNRMAGFSEEEGLA; encoded by the coding sequence ATGAACGTCTTGCAGAGGAAACGTGTATCGGTCGTCGGGGCGACGGGCTATGCCGGGGGAGAGCTCGCGGCGATCCTCGCGCGCCACCGCGGCACCCGGTGGGCCGGCATGTTCTCGAGCCCCGGAGGGACCGCCGCGCGTTTCGGCGCGCTGCACCCCGCGCTTTCGGGCTCGGACGGCCCCGACGCGGTTCCGTTCACGATCGAGGCGCTCGCCGAAGGGGAGCCGGACTTCGTGTTCCTCGCCACGCCCCACGAGGCGTCGGCCGAGGCCGTTCCGGAGATCCTCGACCGCCTCCCGGGGGCGCGGATCGTCGACCTCTCCGGCGCGTTCCGCCTCGCGGCGGGAGAGTATCCGCGCTGGTACGGGTTCGCGCATCCCTCTCCCGGCCTCCTGCCGGACGCGGTCTATGGGCTGACCGAGTGGTGCGACGGAGAGCTCGAGACGGCGCGTCTCGTCGCCAACCCGGGCTGCTACGCGACCTCGGCGCTCCTCCCGCTCAAGCCGGTCGTCGATCTCCTCGATCCCTCCCAGCCCGTCGTCTGCGACAGCAAGAGCGGGGTGTCGGGAGCCGGAAAGCGGTCGGAGCTCGCGTATTCGTTCACGGAGCTCTTCGGCAACGCGAAGGCGTACGCGGCGGGAACTCACCGGCACGAGCCGGAGATCGCGGCGCATCTGGGCGCCGGGGCCCCGCCGCTGTGTTTCGTGCCGCATCTCCTTCCGGTCCCGCGGGGAATCCTCTCGACGCTCCACGCGGGGTTCTCGCGCGCGGTCGCCGCCGACGAGCTCGCGGCCGCCTACGGCCGGGCGTACGAAGGGAGCCGCTTCGTGCGGGTGCTGCCGGCGGGAGAGCTGCCGGAGCTCAAGGCGGTCGTGGGAACGCCGCGCGCCGACATCGGCTTCGCGCTGCTTCCCGGCGGCCGCCGGGCGGTCGTCGTCTGCGTTCTCGACAACCTGTTGAAGGGCGCCGCGTCGCAGGCGATCCAGAACTTCAACCGGATGGCCGGATTTTCCGAGGAGGAGGGGCTGGCGTGA